Proteins co-encoded in one Acidovorax sp. 69 genomic window:
- the ybiB gene encoding DNA-binding protein YbiB gives MGISQYIKEIGRGPRGAKPLTREQATDLFGQVLDGSVTDLEIGAFCLAMRIKGETTEEMCGFLDATHQRLALLPATDRPLIVLPSYNGARKLPVLTPLLALLLAREGLPVLLHGMRTEARRILASDVLLALDVPALSAPEKIANGDVRHIHTQHLHAGLARLLAVREVVGLRNPGHSVVKLMNPCVGPSVVVTAYTHPEYFEMLQTTFHTLGMSALLSRGLEGEVATDPRRTPRYDGFVHGTHEVLESQQPGTASEVPGLPAEIDVATTARYTRSVLAGELPIPPAIERQVEHILRLADQTVSETPR, from the coding sequence ATGGGCATTAGCCAGTACATCAAGGAAATCGGTCGCGGCCCCCGGGGCGCCAAGCCACTGACGCGAGAGCAGGCCACTGATCTGTTCGGCCAGGTGCTGGACGGCAGCGTGACCGACCTGGAAATCGGTGCGTTTTGCCTGGCCATGCGCATCAAGGGCGAGACCACCGAGGAGATGTGCGGGTTTCTGGATGCGACGCACCAGCGCCTGGCCCTGCTACCCGCCACCGACCGCCCGCTCATCGTGCTGCCCAGCTACAACGGCGCGCGCAAGCTGCCCGTGTTGACGCCGCTGCTGGCCCTGCTGCTGGCGCGTGAAGGCCTTCCCGTGTTGCTGCATGGCATGCGCACCGAGGCGCGCCGTATTCTGGCATCGGATGTGCTTCTAGCGCTTGATGTACCTGCGCTATCAGCTCCTGAAAAAATAGCAAATGGCGACGTGCGCCACATTCACACCCAGCACTTGCACGCAGGCCTGGCACGCCTGCTGGCCGTGCGCGAGGTGGTGGGCCTGCGCAACCCAGGGCACAGCGTGGTCAAGCTGATGAACCCGTGCGTGGGGCCCTCGGTGGTGGTCACGGCCTACACCCACCCCGAGTACTTCGAGATGCTGCAGACCACCTTCCACACGCTGGGCATGAGTGCATTGCTCTCGCGCGGGCTGGAGGGAGAGGTCGCCACCGACCCCCGCCGCACACCCCGCTACGACGGTTTTGTGCACGGCACGCACGAGGTGCTGGAATCGCAGCAGCCCGGCACTGCCAGCGAGGTGCCCGGCCTGCCCGCCGAAATCGATGTGGCCACCACGGCCCGCTACACACGCAGCGTCTTGGCGGGCGAGCTGCCCATTCCGCCCGCCATCGAGCGGCAGGTGGAACATATCTTGCGACTTGCCGATCAAACAGTTTCGGAGACACCCCGATGA
- the cobA gene encoding uroporphyrinogen-III C-methyltransferase, protein MSRPKPTTTPLPPSTPHLGTGGSCTLVGAGPGDPELLTIKALKAIQAATVLLVDDLVSDAIVAHASPTARIIYVGKRGGCKSTPQAFIEKLMLMAVNEGENVVRLKGGDPFIFGRGGEEVEHLRAAGVPVTVVNGITAGLAGLTSLGAPLTHREHAHGVVFVTGHAKPGDAGTDWRQLAATARDAKLTLVIYMGVSGASTIEQELLTGLPADTPVAVIQHASLAHQRHAVTTLGALHATIAREGLASPSVIVVGDVVRGVALASQDAAAPPLVRRTG, encoded by the coding sequence ATGAGCCGCCCTAAGCCCACCACGACCCCGCTGCCACCCTCCACACCCCATCTGGGCACCGGCGGCAGCTGCACGCTGGTGGGCGCTGGCCCAGGCGACCCGGAACTGCTGACCATCAAGGCGCTCAAGGCCATCCAGGCGGCCACCGTGCTGCTGGTGGATGACCTGGTGAGCGATGCCATCGTGGCGCACGCATCGCCCACGGCGCGCATCATTTACGTGGGCAAACGCGGTGGCTGCAAAAGCACCCCCCAGGCCTTTATCGAAAAGCTGATGCTCATGGCGGTGAACGAAGGCGAGAACGTGGTGCGCCTCAAGGGCGGCGACCCGTTCATCTTTGGCCGGGGTGGCGAAGAAGTGGAACACCTGCGCGCAGCGGGTGTGCCGGTCACTGTCGTCAACGGCATTACTGCAGGCCTGGCAGGCCTGACCTCGCTGGGCGCCCCGCTCACGCACCGCGAACACGCACATGGCGTTGTTTTCGTTACTGGCCATGCCAAGCCCGGCGATGCGGGCACCGACTGGCGTCAGTTGGCAGCCACCGCCCGCGATGCCAAGCTCACGTTGGTGATCTACATGGGTGTGAGCGGCGCTTCCACCATTGAGCAGGAACTGCTCACCGGTCTGCCCGCCGACACCCCCGTGGCGGTCATCCAGCACGCCAGTCTTGCGCACCAGCGCCACGCGGTCACCACGCTCGGCGCGCTGCACGCGACCATCGCCCGCGAAGGGCTGGCCAGCCCCTCGGTGATCGTGGTGGGCGATGTGGTGCGCGGGGTGGCACTGGCATCACAGGACGCCGCAGCCCCACCCCTGGTTCGCCGCACCGGCTGA